In the genome of Pseudomonas putida, one region contains:
- the gcvH gene encoding glycine cleavage system protein GcvH, whose product MSTLRFTPEHEWLRLEATGELTVGITAYAQQALGDVVFVQLPEPGQYGEGNEVAVLESVKAASNITMPLNGQVVAVNQALADDPELVNASPMEDGWFFRIQADNLADLDTLMDQDGYDRFLADNG is encoded by the coding sequence ATGAGCACGTTGCGTTTTACCCCCGAACACGAATGGCTGCGCCTGGAAGCGACCGGCGAACTGACTGTCGGCATCACCGCCTACGCCCAGCAGGCCTTGGGCGATGTGGTGTTCGTGCAGTTGCCGGAGCCGGGCCAGTACGGCGAGGGGAATGAAGTCGCGGTGCTGGAGTCGGTCAAGGCCGCCAGCAACATCACCATGCCGCTCAACGGCCAGGTGGTGGCGGTCAACCAGGCACTGGCCGACGACCCTGAGCTGGTCAACGCCTCGCCCATGGAAGACGGCTGGTTCTTCCGCATCCAGGCGGACAACCTGGCGGACCTCGACACCTTGATGGACCAGGACGGCTACGACCGCTTCCTGGCCGACAACGGCTGA